A part of Miscanthus floridulus cultivar M001 chromosome 6, ASM1932011v1, whole genome shotgun sequence genomic DNA contains:
- the LOC136460999 gene encoding uncharacterized protein translates to MARLFSTAREQRVIRPLETQAIKHHCSLYADDVVLFVHPAPRAVMEILRIFGQASGLKTNLSKCSITPIYGGEDCLPQLQAILGFQLSEFPITYLGLTLSTRKVPWSRIQTTIDAVARRLPACHGPLMAKSGWLIWIKSVLAAIPIYTVIADGLPPWAQREIDAICRRFLWTGKEGSIRGKCMVAWPTLSDPLYSTD, encoded by the exons ATGGCGAGGCTATTCTCCACGGCAAGAGAGCAGAGGGTCATTCGGCCGCTGGAAACACAAGCCATCAAGCACCACTGCAGCTTGTATGCTGATGATGTGGTACTGTTCGTTCATCCGGCGCCCAGGGCGGTCATGGAGATACTGAGGATCTTCGGTCAGGCGTCTGGGCTCAAAACCAACCTCAGCAAATGCTCGATCACACCCATTTATGGAGGTGAAGACTGCCTGCCACAGCTACAGGCAATCCTGGGATTCCAGCTTTCTGAATTCCCGATCACATACCTCGGGTTAACGTTGAGCACACGGAAAGTTCCCTGGAGCCGGATTCAGACGACCATTGATGCGGTAGCAAGAAGACTGCCAGCATGCCACGGGCCACTCATGGCGAAGAGCGGGTGGCTCATATGGATCAAGTCCGTCTTAGCAGCTATTCCCATCTACACCGTCATTGCGGACGGGCTACCGCCATGGGCACAGAGGGAGATCGACGCCATTTGCAGGCGCTTCCTATGGACTGGAAAGGAGGGATCCATTCGGGGCAAATGCATGGTCGCATGGCCCACG TTATCTGATCCCCTCTACTCTACTGATTAA